A region from the Janthinobacterium agaricidamnosum genome encodes:
- a CDS encoding beta-ketoacyl-ACP synthase III, whose amino-acid sequence MKQVVISGTGLYTPPFSISNEELVTCFNAYAEKFNADNAGAIAAGEVTALELSSVAFIEKASGIKSRFVMEKEGILDPARMVSRIAERGDDELSLQAEMAVAAAKDALARAGRTPADIDMVLVACSNMQRAYPAMAVEVQDALGIDGYGFDMNVACSSATFGIQQAVAAVQSGQARAVLVVNPEITSGHLNWRDRDSHFIFGDACTAIIVEAKDTAVSQHQFEIIGTELKTRFSNAIRNNFGFLNRFDESGVGKADKLFRQQGRKVFKEVCPMAAEMIKATLAKAGVEVAQVSRYWLHQANLNMNLLIARLILGRDAEANEAPVILDTYANTSSAGSIIAFHKYQDDMAAGSTGVICSFGAGYSIGCVVVRKL is encoded by the coding sequence ATGAAACAAGTCGTCATCAGCGGTACCGGACTGTATACGCCGCCCTTTTCGATCTCCAACGAAGAGCTGGTCACCTGCTTCAATGCCTACGCGGAAAAGTTCAATGCCGACAACGCCGGCGCGATCGCTGCGGGCGAGGTGACGGCGCTGGAGCTGTCGAGCGTGGCCTTCATCGAAAAGGCCTCCGGCATCAAGTCGCGCTTCGTGATGGAAAAGGAAGGCATCCTCGACCCGGCCCGCATGGTCTCGCGCATTGCGGAACGGGGCGATGACGAACTGTCCTTGCAGGCGGAAATGGCCGTCGCCGCCGCCAAAGACGCCCTGGCGCGCGCCGGCCGCACGCCGGCCGACATCGACATGGTGCTGGTAGCGTGCAGCAACATGCAGCGCGCCTACCCGGCCATGGCCGTGGAAGTGCAGGATGCGCTCGGCATCGACGGTTATGGTTTTGACATGAACGTGGCGTGTTCGTCCGCCACCTTCGGCATCCAGCAAGCCGTGGCCGCCGTGCAAAGCGGCCAGGCGCGCGCCGTGCTGGTCGTCAATCCCGAGATCACCAGCGGCCACCTGAACTGGCGCGACCGCGACAGCCATTTCATTTTCGGCGACGCCTGCACCGCCATCATCGTCGAAGCGAAGGACACGGCCGTCTCGCAGCACCAGTTCGAGATCATCGGCACGGAACTGAAAACGCGCTTCTCTAACGCCATCCGCAACAATTTCGGCTTCCTCAACCGTTTTGACGAGTCCGGCGTGGGCAAGGCCGACAAATTGTTCCGCCAGCAAGGGCGCAAGGTCTTCAAGGAAGTGTGCCCGATGGCGGCCGAGATGATCAAGGCGACCCTGGCCAAGGCCGGCGTGGAAGTGGCGCAAGTTTCCCGCTACTGGCTGCACCAGGCTAACCTGAACATGAACCTGCTGATCGCCCGCCTGATCCTGGGCCGCGACGCGGAAGCAAATGAAGCGCCCGTGATCCTCGACACCTACGCGAATACCTCGTCGGCCGGTTCCATCATCGCCTTCCATAAATATCAGGATGACATGGCGGCAGGCAGCACCGGCGTCATCTGCTCGTTCGGCGCCGGCTATTCCATCGGCTGCGTGGTCGTGCGCAAGCTCTGA
- a CDS encoding S41 family peptidase gives MMGKLKNTGLIGLGVVAGVAVSLQFSAMAQKTVEPPLPLEELRQLADVFGLIKSDYVEPVEDKKLLEDAIAGMVASLDPHSAYLDKKAYAELREGSEGKFVGLGIEIGLSEDGYIRIVSPIEDSPAYRAGIKAGDLITRLDGQPVKGVSLDDNVKRMRGEPGTKVSLTIARKDEPQPLAFTITREEIHQKSVKAKMVEPGYAWLRVSQFQEPTVDDMAAQITALYKQDPNIKGMVLDLRNDPGGVLQGAIGVSAAFLPKDAAIVSTNGQLQDSKQVFYGRAEYYTFRSEGDALAKLPAAIKKVPLVVLVNTGSASASEIVAGALQDYKRATIIGTQTFGKGSVQTIRQLTADTAVKLTTARYYTPNGRSIQAKGIVPDLLVDENADGDGLNGLRIREADLTKHLSNDRDQESAKAAPVNDEMEEQLRIIALEKTRKPLEFGSKDDFQLHQALNHLKGLPVQLAKAEPVVVQADVKKEQKK, from the coding sequence ATGATGGGCAAACTCAAAAATACCGGCTTGATCGGCCTGGGCGTGGTGGCCGGCGTCGCCGTGTCGCTGCAATTTTCCGCCATGGCGCAAAAAACCGTCGAGCCGCCCCTGCCGCTGGAAGAGCTGCGCCAGCTGGCCGACGTGTTTGGCCTGATCAAGTCCGACTACGTCGAGCCCGTGGAAGACAAGAAACTGCTGGAAGACGCCATTGCCGGCATGGTCGCCTCGCTCGACCCCCATTCCGCCTACCTGGACAAGAAAGCCTACGCCGAACTGCGCGAAGGCTCGGAAGGCAAGTTCGTCGGCCTGGGCATCGAAATCGGCCTGAGCGAAGACGGCTACATCAGGATCGTCTCGCCCATCGAGGATTCGCCCGCCTACCGCGCCGGCATCAAGGCCGGCGATTTGATCACCCGCCTCGATGGCCAGCCCGTGAAGGGCGTCAGCCTGGACGACAACGTCAAGCGCATGCGCGGCGAACCGGGCACCAAGGTGTCGCTGACCATTGCGCGCAAGGATGAACCGCAGCCGCTGGCCTTCACCATCACGCGCGAGGAAATCCATCAGAAAAGCGTGAAGGCGAAGATGGTCGAGCCCGGCTACGCCTGGCTGCGCGTGTCGCAATTCCAGGAACCGACCGTCGACGACATGGCCGCGCAGATCACGGCGCTATACAAGCAGGACCCGAACATCAAGGGCATGGTGCTGGACCTGCGCAACGATCCGGGCGGCGTGCTGCAGGGCGCCATCGGCGTCTCGGCCGCCTTCCTGCCGAAGGACGCGGCCATCGTCTCGACCAACGGCCAGTTGCAGGACTCGAAACAGGTGTTCTACGGCCGCGCCGAATACTATACCTTCCGCTCGGAAGGCGACGCGCTGGCGAAATTGCCGGCCGCCATCAAGAAAGTACCGCTGGTGGTGCTCGTCAACACGGGGTCGGCCTCGGCCTCGGAAATCGTCGCCGGTGCCCTGCAGGATTACAAGCGCGCCACCATCATCGGCACGCAAACCTTCGGCAAGGGTTCCGTGCAAACCATCCGCCAGCTGACGGCCGACACGGCCGTCAAGCTGACGACGGCCCGCTACTACACGCCGAACGGCCGCTCGATCCAGGCCAAGGGCATCGTGCCCGACCTGCTGGTCGACGAGAATGCGGACGGCGACGGCTTGAACGGCTTGCGCATCCGCGAAGCGGACCTGACCAAGCACCTGAGCAACGACCGCGACCAAGAAAGTGCCAAGGCCGCGCCCGTCAACGACGAGATGGAAGAGCAATTGCGCATCATCGCCCTGGAAAAGACCCGCAAGCCGCTAGAATTTGGCAGCAAGGACGATTTTCAGTTGCACCAGGCGCTGAACCACCTGAAGGGCTTGCCGGTGCAGCTGGCCAAGGCCGAACCGGTGGTGGTGCAGGCCGACGTCAAGAAAGAACAGAAAAAGTAG
- a CDS encoding M13 family metallopeptidase, translated as MNRYLLSSLTLTLLAAFAHAAEPVSAVAAPTVAPSAAPAAAGVVSGIDVQYIDPAVRVQDDFFTHLNGKWLATTEIPADKSSWGSFAKLRDDTTPQLRGIIEATQQDKSKKAGSEAQKIADLYASYMNEAKLEALGTKPLAGELNRIRSLRDKKGVPALIAHLSQTGVSTPYAVYVGQDARASTKYAAYVSQSGLGMPDRDYYLEAKQAGVKEKYQAHVEKMLAMAGDKNAAARAKAVVALETALAEVQWTKVENRDPVKRYNKTDINKLNDLTPGYDLKSGLAALGIANKVDYVIVNQPSYLAGYDKVLAATDLDTLKAYFEWQLLRSYASYLSKNFVDESFAFYGTVLSGVTENQPRWKRGVGAVEGVLGEAVGKLYVAQYFPAERKAHMQELVKNVLAAYKDSIDTLDWMSPETKKEAQAKLAKFTPKIAYPNKWRDYTKLQIVQGDLVGNMMRAANFGSARQVAKLGKPIDREEWGMTPQTVNAYYSSTMNEIVFPASILQPPFFDANADDAVNYGAIGAVIGHEISHGFDDKGSQSDGDGNLRDWWTPADRKNFAAKADALTKQYDGYSPLPGYHVNGALTLGENIADNSGVAIAYKAYKISLGGKPAPVLDGLTGDQRFYMGFGQVWRSKMREAQQIVQIKTDPHSPGQYRANGTMVNQPGFYEAFGVKPGDKMYVAPENRVIIW; from the coding sequence GTGAATCGCTATCTCTTAAGCAGTCTGACCCTGACCCTGTTGGCTGCGTTTGCCCATGCCGCCGAACCCGTATCCGCCGTGGCCGCGCCGACCGTAGCCCCGAGCGCCGCGCCTGCCGCCGCCGGCGTCGTTTCCGGCATCGATGTGCAATACATCGACCCCGCCGTGCGCGTGCAGGATGACTTCTTCACCCATTTGAACGGCAAGTGGCTGGCCACGACCGAGATTCCTGCCGACAAATCGAGCTGGGGTTCGTTCGCCAAGCTGCGCGACGACACGACGCCGCAATTGCGCGGCATCATCGAAGCCACGCAACAGGACAAGAGCAAGAAGGCCGGTTCCGAAGCGCAGAAGATTGCCGACCTGTACGCCAGCTACATGAATGAAGCCAAGCTCGAAGCGCTGGGCACGAAGCCGCTGGCCGGCGAACTGAACCGCATCCGCTCGCTGCGCGACAAGAAGGGCGTGCCCGCCCTGATCGCCCACCTGAGCCAGACGGGTGTGTCGACCCCGTATGCCGTGTATGTGGGCCAGGATGCGCGTGCCTCGACGAAATATGCGGCGTATGTGAGCCAAAGCGGCCTGGGCATGCCCGACCGCGACTATTACCTGGAAGCCAAGCAGGCGGGCGTCAAGGAAAAATACCAGGCGCACGTGGAAAAAATGCTGGCCATGGCGGGCGACAAGAACGCCGCCGCCCGCGCCAAGGCCGTCGTTGCCCTGGAAACGGCTTTGGCCGAAGTGCAATGGACCAAGGTCGAGAACCGCGACCCCGTCAAACGCTACAACAAGACCGACATCAATAAACTGAACGACCTGACCCCGGGCTACGACCTGAAGTCGGGCCTGGCCGCCCTGGGCATCGCCAACAAGGTCGATTACGTCATCGTCAACCAGCCGAGCTACCTGGCCGGCTACGACAAGGTGCTGGCCGCCACCGACCTGGATACCCTGAAAGCGTATTTCGAATGGCAGTTGCTGCGCAGCTACGCCAGCTACCTGTCGAAAAACTTCGTCGACGAGAGCTTTGCCTTCTACGGCACGGTACTGAGCGGCGTGACGGAAAACCAGCCGCGCTGGAAGCGTGGCGTGGGCGCCGTCGAAGGCGTGCTGGGTGAAGCCGTCGGTAAGCTGTATGTCGCGCAATATTTCCCGGCCGAGCGCAAGGCGCACATGCAGGAACTGGTGAAAAACGTGCTGGCCGCCTACAAGGACAGCATCGACACCCTGGACTGGATGAGCCCGGAGACCAAGAAGGAAGCGCAAGCCAAGCTGGCCAAGTTCACGCCGAAGATCGCGTATCCGAACAAATGGCGCGATTACACGAAGCTGCAAATCGTCCAGGGCGACCTGGTGGGCAACATGATGCGCGCCGCCAACTTCGGTTCCGCGCGCCAGGTGGCCAAGCTCGGCAAACCGATCGACCGCGAAGAGTGGGGCATGACGCCGCAAACGGTGAACGCCTATTACAGCTCGACGATGAATGAAATCGTCTTCCCGGCCTCCATCCTGCAGCCGCCGTTTTTTGACGCCAACGCGGACGATGCCGTCAACTATGGCGCCATCGGCGCCGTCATCGGCCATGAAATCAGCCACGGTTTCGACGACAAGGGCAGCCAGTCTGATGGCGACGGCAACCTGCGCGACTGGTGGACCCCGGCCGACCGCAAGAACTTCGCCGCCAAGGCCGACGCGCTGACCAAGCAGTACGATGGTTACAGCCCATTGCCGGGCTATCACGTCAACGGCGCGCTGACCCTGGGCGAAAACATCGCCGACAACTCGGGCGTGGCGATCGCCTATAAAGCGTACAAGATCTCGCTGGGCGGCAAGCCGGCGCCTGTGCTCGATGGCTTGACGGGCGACCAGCGCTTCTACATGGGCTTTGGCCAGGTGTGGCGCAGCAAGATGCGCGAAGCGCAGCAGATCGTGCAGATCAAGACCGACCCCCATTCGCCGGGCCAGTACCGCGCGAACGGCACCATGGTCAACCAGCCTGGCTTCTATGAAGCGTTTGGCGTGAAACCGGGCGACAAGATGTATGTCGCCCCGGAAAACCGCGTGATCATCTGGTAA
- a CDS encoding M13 family metallopeptidase yields the protein MNRYLLSALTLSLLAGVSGMAGAADSAKKAAAAPATAAASAALTSGIAIEYVDPAVRAQDDLFQHLNGKWLAETVIPADKSSWGSFAKLADDTQTQLRGIVEGAAADKARAAGSNAQKIGDFYNSFMDEAKLESLGLTPLNAELAKIAALQDKAELPAVIAHFSKLGVTSPYDFGIHQDAKDSTKYVADIVQSGLGLPDRDYYLEEGKADTRAKYLAHVEKMLSLAGDANAAANAKAILALETELAKAQWSNVQNRDPVKTYNKVELAKLAAVAPGYDWARYLKDTGIAGKVNYVIVSQPSYLKGFAEIANKTPLETWKAYFQWHLLHANAGYLPKAYVDENFAFYGTTLTGVTEMRPRWKRGVGAVEGALGEAVGQLYVEQYFPAERKVRMEALVKNLMTAYKQSIDKLDWMSPVTKKQAQIKLAKFTTKIGYPNKWRDYSGLTVAPDDLIGNIQRSHLLNYNRELNKLGQPIDRDEWGMTPQTVNAYYNPELNEIVFPAAILQAPFFDAKADDAVNYGAIGGVIGHEISHGFDDQGAQYDGDGNLRDWWTKADHKNFAKKTKQLVAQYNSFSPVKGHFVNGELTLGENIADNSGVAIAYKAYKLSLNGKQAPVIDGFTGEQRFYAGFAQVWRMKMREAQQLVLLKTDPHSPGQFRANGTMRNQPGFYQAFDVKPGDKMYLPPKDRVIMW from the coding sequence GTGAATCGTTATTTGTTAAGTGCATTGACCCTGAGTTTGCTGGCTGGCGTGTCCGGCATGGCTGGCGCCGCTGATTCTGCCAAGAAAGCCGCCGCCGCTCCCGCCACGGCCGCCGCATCGGCCGCGCTGACCTCCGGCATCGCCATCGAATACGTCGACCCTGCCGTGCGCGCGCAGGACGATTTGTTCCAGCACCTGAACGGCAAATGGCTGGCGGAAACCGTGATTCCTGCCGACAAGTCGAGCTGGGGCAGCTTTGCCAAGCTGGCCGACGATACGCAAACGCAGCTGCGCGGCATCGTCGAAGGCGCTGCCGCCGACAAGGCCCGCGCGGCCGGTTCGAATGCGCAGAAAATCGGTGATTTCTATAACAGCTTCATGGACGAAGCCAAGCTGGAAAGCCTGGGCCTGACGCCCTTGAACGCGGAACTGGCGAAGATCGCCGCGCTGCAGGACAAGGCGGAGTTGCCTGCCGTGATCGCCCACTTCAGCAAGCTGGGCGTGACCTCGCCGTACGACTTCGGCATCCACCAGGACGCCAAGGATTCCACCAAATACGTGGCGGACATCGTGCAAAGCGGCCTGGGCCTGCCTGACCGCGATTACTACCTGGAAGAGGGCAAGGCCGATACGCGCGCCAAATACCTGGCCCACGTGGAAAAAATGCTCAGTTTGGCCGGCGACGCGAACGCTGCCGCGAATGCGAAAGCCATCCTCGCGCTGGAAACGGAGCTGGCCAAGGCGCAATGGAGCAATGTGCAGAACCGCGATCCCGTCAAGACCTACAACAAGGTGGAACTGGCGAAACTGGCCGCCGTGGCGCCAGGCTACGACTGGGCTCGCTACCTGAAGGACACGGGCATCGCCGGCAAGGTCAATTATGTGATCGTCAGCCAGCCCAGCTACCTGAAGGGTTTCGCCGAGATCGCCAACAAGACGCCGCTGGAAACGTGGAAAGCATACTTCCAATGGCACTTGCTGCACGCCAACGCCGGCTACCTGCCGAAAGCGTATGTCGATGAAAACTTCGCCTTCTATGGCACCACCCTGACGGGCGTGACGGAAATGCGTCCGCGCTGGAAACGCGGCGTGGGCGCCGTCGAAGGCGCGCTGGGCGAAGCCGTGGGCCAGCTGTACGTCGAGCAGTATTTCCCGGCCGAGCGCAAGGTGCGCATGGAAGCGCTGGTGAAAAACCTGATGACGGCCTACAAGCAAAGCATCGACAAGCTCGACTGGATGAGCCCTGTCACCAAGAAACAGGCGCAAATCAAGCTGGCCAAGTTCACCACCAAGATCGGCTACCCGAACAAATGGCGCGATTACTCGGGCCTGACGGTGGCGCCCGATGATTTGATCGGCAACATCCAGCGTTCGCACCTGCTCAATTACAACCGCGAATTGAACAAGCTGGGCCAGCCTATCGACCGCGACGAGTGGGGCATGACGCCGCAGACCGTGAACGCCTATTACAACCCGGAACTGAACGAAATCGTCTTCCCGGCCGCCATTTTGCAGGCACCGTTCTTTGACGCCAAGGCGGACGACGCCGTCAACTACGGCGCCATCGGCGGCGTGATCGGCCATGAAATCAGCCACGGCTTCGACGACCAGGGCGCCCAGTACGACGGCGACGGCAATCTGCGCGACTGGTGGACCAAGGCCGACCATAAAAACTTCGCCAAGAAGACCAAGCAGCTGGTGGCGCAGTACAACAGCTTCAGTCCGGTGAAAGGCCACTTCGTCAACGGCGAGCTGACCCTGGGCGAGAACATCGCCGACAATTCCGGCGTGGCAATTGCCTACAAAGCGTATAAATTGTCGCTGAACGGCAAGCAAGCCCCCGTCATCGATGGTTTCACGGGCGAACAGCGCTTCTACGCGGGCTTTGCCCAGGTATGGCGCATGAAGATGCGTGAAGCGCAGCAACTGGTCTTGCTGAAAACGGATCCGCACTCGCCAGGCCAGTTCCGCGCCAACGGCACCATGCGCAACCAGCCAGGTTTCTATCAAGCCTTCGACGTGAAACCGGGCGACAAGATGTATCTGCCGCCGAAAGACCGCGTCATCATGTGGTAA
- a CDS encoding c-type cytochrome — protein sequence MSDAHNEQQSAIKTPKQLLAAVAGFFLITVIGIILLVQFVTAQKLTGAGTDSQSPEAIDARLSPVANEGFTFKDASGPKVLQGGEAVYTATCVACHGAGVAGAPKFGDAGSWSARLAQGYDTVLKHAIEGLRAMPAKGGNPDLDDVEVARAVVYMANASGGKFKEPEVPAPAAAAGAASAPAAEPAK from the coding sequence ATGAGCGACGCACATAACGAACAACAATCAGCGATCAAAACGCCTAAACAATTGCTTGCCGCCGTAGCGGGCTTCTTCCTCATCACCGTCATCGGCATCATCCTGCTGGTGCAGTTCGTCACGGCGCAAAAACTGACGGGCGCCGGCACGGACAGCCAGTCGCCCGAAGCCATCGATGCCCGCTTGAGCCCGGTGGCCAATGAAGGCTTTACCTTCAAGGATGCCAGCGGTCCGAAAGTGCTGCAAGGCGGCGAAGCCGTCTACACGGCCACCTGCGTGGCTTGCCATGGCGCCGGCGTGGCCGGTGCGCCGAAGTTTGGCGACGCGGGCAGCTGGTCGGCACGCCTGGCCCAGGGCTACGATACGGTCCTGAAACACGCGATCGAAGGCTTGCGCGCGATGCCGGCCAAGGGCGGCAATCCCGACCTCGACGATGTGGAAGTGGCGCGCGCCGTGGTCTACATGGCCAATGCGTCGGGCGGCAAGTTCAAGGAGCCGGAAGTGCCGGCACCGGCCGCAGCGGCTGGCGCCGCCAGCGCACCAGCCGCCGAGCCTGCCAAGTAA
- a CDS encoding helix-turn-helix domain-containing protein, whose translation MSNVLDRLDNKEDLELAKAAQRCLVSALDHSRAVQIAVLEEGAQDLGDAPLLRLPPNVLRLFADVLGTLAQGKAVTVMPKEHDVTTQEAAMYLNMSRAYLVRLLEAGKIPHHKVGTHRRLRFEDVVQYKDERKRRSQQALQALADQAQELELGY comes from the coding sequence ATGTCGAATGTGCTTGATCGTCTGGACAATAAAGAAGACCTGGAACTGGCGAAGGCGGCGCAGCGCTGCCTGGTGAGTGCGCTTGATCATTCTCGTGCCGTGCAGATTGCGGTTCTGGAAGAGGGCGCGCAGGACTTGGGTGATGCACCCTTGCTGCGTTTGCCGCCGAATGTGTTGCGCCTGTTTGCCGATGTCTTAGGTACCTTGGCCCAAGGTAAGGCCGTGACAGTCATGCCGAAGGAACATGACGTGACGACACAGGAAGCGGCCATGTACCTGAACATGTCACGTGCCTACCTGGTGCGCCTGCTTGAGGCAGGGAAGATTCCCCATCATAAGGTGGGTACGCACAGGCGGCTGCGCTTTGAGGATGTGGTGCAGTACAAGGATGAGCGCAAACGGCGTTCGCAACAGGCCTTGCAGGCCTTGGCAGATCAGGCGCAGGAGCTTGAACTGGGGTACTGA
- a CDS encoding PIN domain-containing protein: protein MAGYYRYTAVLDACVLYPAPLRDLLLSLAADGIFSARWTARIQEEWQRNLLLKRPDLDPSALARTSALMDEAVEDGVIESYEYLIDALVLPDADDRHVLAAAIVGHADAIVTFNLKDFPDAIMRGHNIEVLHPDDFLVAQYELAPIRMLSVVKENRARLRKPPRSAAELIATYEAQGLPQLGKLLHSAIALP from the coding sequence ATGGCTGGATACTACCGTTACACTGCCGTCCTCGATGCCTGTGTGTTGTATCCGGCCCCCTTGCGCGATCTATTGCTGAGTTTGGCGGCGGACGGTATATTCAGCGCACGCTGGACAGCACGGATACAGGAAGAGTGGCAACGCAATTTGCTACTCAAGCGGCCTGATCTCGATCCTTCGGCATTGGCGCGCACCAGCGCGCTGATGGACGAGGCGGTCGAAGACGGCGTGATCGAGTCGTATGAATACCTGATTGATGCCTTGGTCTTGCCCGATGCCGACGACCGGCACGTGCTGGCGGCAGCCATCGTGGGGCATGCGGACGCCATCGTCACGTTCAATCTTAAAGACTTCCCGGACGCGATCATGCGAGGGCACAACATTGAAGTCTTGCATCCCGATGATTTTCTGGTGGCGCAGTATGAACTGGCCCCGATACGCATGCTCAGTGTCGTCAAGGAAAACCGGGCGCGATTGCGCAAACCGCCCAGATCCGCTGCCGAATTGATTGCCACCTACGAAGCGCAAGGCTTGCCGCAACTGGGGAAGTTGCTGCATTCCGCAATTGCCTTGCCCTAG